From Mycoplasma sp. 2045, a single genomic window includes:
- a CDS encoding SGNH/GDSL hydrolase family protein encodes MKKQKKLTLISLAAILTSASVVSASCQAPGSSKPIGRWTDLNDGDAPIIIKREPVDPSGEIKITEPGANNGNGSQNGGNDSNQNPDGKTDVERAKEKLSKRLVSNNFISKDQKIRYVALGDSITAGYDGALPKDYPGKLEANGEITGASYAAFLARLLNQNSNNRLEYFENFAASGARIVDWFKIFGIDYDNPYNDTPDWPAVNKTFKNKNMQEMGPIIKEQLKEANLVTMSISANDFFFLLIDTVSKSGPMEIVNEFRKEKPNYGKIIEFFNKVLTNTLPEVRKRALLLVNELKKLAPKANINLVAYPLPLSGFKRAIDKFFQSKLGNIPVDPTQILLEQINSSLYDVAKITDVNVLNAYNVDYWSAHSDEISDVYIDIHPNTRGYKKMAMDMYIKLTSPSFDLANFDPTYNFNQDYLLTDSTTLKYQIEPFVTNLQLFGPDTNSYLDSSIPFIDEINKLRTPYNYPNRLLRMSATFRNVTASAINGLTNNELYKQLDPEGKLKDLILDTENNGENGFVTIIESIVNSGLIQQIYLDFQNELSRLNREDKLELMEIPQILIKSVLKEENLFKLIRAIASSKFITYKKPELISALQGVITNLFALKSEMISDAITGLAYKYVEPFKIEKDDLKSLITQIVTNPNISKVIGLALESFISNSEQFAQVENLQQLIKVFLSDKENIKKIANSISDFAWDIVSNDVTKNILKDILWNLLENNGLSNQLIKAQSDNFVDSLLNNITSVKPDSIKEFISDFISQFADLLNQNESASLDNIKQIATQAGKIAIDNFVAKMNNSDSEEETNEFNVFKILKFINDSKLVTNNQTFIKQLIKNVLNNLDRLNIPSMVAKALSSTKITSFVGEENVDSLVNSLLKNQNLHNLVNYLVESYVDNFAEFADVEDLNALIQKLLVIPNLETVKEHLGGLVADLTDDQLASNLLGNVLKSVAKKYNQAASDEQITVFVNDSKVELLNFVKSLDIINPLIDFVFSELETIKSSSTPYADLRVLPSKITDFLKSKLASDPIALVKKVANLETFSSHALIWKEIIKNVFAELNENNAVVLKIRDILISTVSSNETLAKYADIDEVKTIINKIFDTEQINSLIPNVLDLIFNNIAELKTVENITDLINLVIKKPEFKTILTSNIKPILDNVVTDLTINKTLTKVSAVLLEKAGFTYDAKFNSMLNTVFANLMNNLSADNKLNNLIAEVIALFDNENITLSSLTSQLTNVILKNLKVTEFEFIKNLLSARLSDVEKASLKEFIQSLLSQLKTNDKVSEFINNLNLDSVATKLNVSADELKQLLNDIVVSEPLVNIGTSLTDFILNNQEQIANLSSLTDLVILVLKDANFIHDVKDSLKTAFDALKSNPTIKKMVTGFISNLVKTNESISWLLQDVQNIDGLVSDLFDLLPNYSDTFNIFAHIYSGLEEFNQNGNYTKLSDLGTLIFKSFAEEFGGENQETNIIKAIKILCDSLLSKHNQDINQIITNVYNKIATDSQMFESIFAKVPANLKEKIENYVSFDNLKELVKFVLNNESFKVVFLNQLTNVLNSIATTEQFTTYNDLIITVLKGLDYEQMKSNLSNFISELFENENNKVTLKELINNFVKSTLPDLYSQLSKDFVSDLVDNLIPLLNSLNIYQPAFDKVFEVLSNAKNADEPLSVIKTLPNEIVSLIVAEFNKDKQVFVNKILASPIYSENKQFIKNLLHYLVSTILVKDSTITKLTSMINDANLGELVSSEGASQVANDVLRNSNLPTLLNSLVDAIVDNDLLDSIFTNPKDVIFKALKNSNVTTEHKYELASVIHTILSSNGLDKLMHKALNKMLADQGLLSSELPLEFYTALKQTLNQLINYNPTNTMVDQLIEIVNAGLLESNNLDELIKYITSNVKSLLNIKEFGYIKTLLNSNIWNHSDQIKELVSNVISKYYVDENIQKVAAMIPVASIADKLGIDAQVLSDLFVDILKSQNTKDIINLVKNFIIDNNSTLREANSFDQLAIAIVSNENFVASIKPKVLNLIDQVMTGTNALEKLSQALGAFIKNPDYAKYFAGVQEPEQLAKNIINIYSIIDRNFGVSEIAFDALINYIKKSGITNFSISTVLSSFTKTIKERISEDPSAFETKVVSTFKEVITSDLFTKSKNDLLKIIDNIFNVIPANELATSIVNQIMSKAGSSFENYFSKDELISLLEFVLSNQHFKNLFEKIASNAIQRANEFADVTSYIDIIKKAFVLIDPQSVKADTTGLLNGLLTNQVTKDFVYKSLVKLFGTLNIEVTPQVDKLFRDLSNNLKSVIDSLELVNPALDIFFDKLTEASQAENEQILAILGQIPQALSDLINKQVLSDIKGFVDKIINLDVVTDNYETIINLIPKVIIALRNNGTITKLVNSQIKKLSDSNTLFQYTTKEHLGNFINELISISEIDDLLLEFVPWLLEDKSWTNYINLPLDVIEKFKTNSEKTESLKSKIQLIIEKTLKFDSTKVIVLDLINTFARKYNIQLAGINLDKVVGDLLQNLNSFAISAKLLPNVANIFVDTFISTKDTNQTISAVVEYIKGLLKSDAYNIVKSLFKHLSTLAVNQDEVIKLVNAIIETIKVNDELKETIISKLPLDKLLESFGITKDQIKQAYDLVVKMPEVKDLINTVLRFLFKNWSSWSNANSFDELIVIILETPDLKESITNLVSRIIYTITSDQNVQDMVATAAVRYLQSSPYASIFNDISDPTHLVKSLLANIKGIDNELNIIEQVANSIVKLLLQRQTNITTSDITSAITSTLGAITKQEGFEQKAIRLLNLVINSLKQANHQQDLYSLITNALHLFEDRINLGEIIWNIFDDETHSYLEEKVISQDSFVQLVNSVVTSDELKALITEVSSYIVENNQFLENTTTFYDILKIYLNVNENVKRFGDLVEGIIVKTLNNDISKGVVKKLLNRFINFLEIPRTSELEEFIPTLIDNLPVILQRAGIFRSVVDSIVSTYKKSASFSEFGSSVVGAVVKGIDFTTFNTVKKILLDPFIQDNKQKIIDLFRSIITQMLNNKQKLTRVISQFGLGKALLGTNDYDTAINNMVVNALGNENLINLLVTVFTDVLDRSEDYARRNSFSSVLNEIFVSPKSPQIKQYIVQWVNHILDNEDAEISHGIGLIISNMFKGMGFEFNDSDSQIFDNMVSGLFKTLRGSSELTTIVDNIYELIKKTDFEQIEDRIKALKDIVIHGIMSIILNKNGNISMDKILEKGPFIGKIIKNMGNGTFVKFINRLFESSTLQPEKTGIYKIIDGLMNPNQSSSSSSSSSNNNQGSSSSPKYKFEFDVSIFEIVGRVKEFIKELYIPIWEYMFEEIQSGRYNTSLRNNAYKQNDAYKAVFRFTTFALWAAKEKGNISDFLFWNGTTLELENIFLDGTEMAWTTVKNRHAQEFNRWTEEKKRAFGKAERGNGYNYEFIVGNRSNSTNNSNYWKDQVLVYIYYRKTKPIDKFTRKTKTEILYEMLRDGYINKN; translated from the coding sequence ATGAAAAAACAAAAAAAGTTAACTTTAATTTCATTAGCTGCAATCTTAACTTCAGCTAGTGTTGTTTCTGCGTCTTGTCAAGCGCCAGGTTCATCGAAACCAATCGGTAGATGAACTGATTTAAATGATGGTGATGCACCAATCATCATTAAACGTGAACCGGTTGATCCATCTGGTGAAATTAAAATTACTGAACCAGGAGCAAATAATGGTAACGGTTCTCAAAACGGAGGTAATGACTCAAACCAAAATCCTGACGGAAAAACTGATGTTGAACGTGCTAAAGAAAAATTATCTAAACGTCTTGTTTCAAATAACTTCATATCAAAGGATCAAAAAATTAGATATGTTGCATTAGGAGATTCAATCACTGCAGGATATGATGGGGCACTTCCAAAAGATTATCCAGGTAAATTAGAAGCTAACGGAGAAATCACCGGAGCTTCTTATGCTGCGTTTTTAGCAAGATTACTAAATCAAAATTCGAATAATAGACTTGAATATTTTGAAAACTTCGCAGCTTCTGGTGCTCGTATAGTTGACTGATTTAAAATTTTCGGAATAGACTATGACAACCCTTACAACGATACACCTGATTGACCTGCTGTTAACAAAACTTTCAAAAACAAAAATATGCAAGAAATGGGTCCGATCATCAAGGAGCAATTAAAAGAAGCAAACTTAGTAACTATGTCAATTAGTGCTAATGACTTTTTCTTCTTGCTAATTGATACAGTTTCAAAAAGTGGACCAATGGAAATTGTTAATGAATTCAGAAAAGAAAAACCTAACTATGGAAAGATTATTGAGTTTTTCAACAAAGTTCTTACAAACACACTTCCAGAAGTTAGAAAAAGAGCTTTACTTTTAGTTAATGAACTTAAAAAACTTGCTCCAAAAGCAAACATTAACTTAGTAGCTTACCCATTACCACTTTCTGGTTTCAAAAGAGCGATTGATAAATTCTTCCAATCTAAATTAGGAAACATTCCAGTAGATCCGACTCAAATTTTATTAGAACAAATTAACAGCTCATTATATGATGTTGCGAAAATTACAGATGTTAATGTGCTAAATGCATACAATGTCGATTATTGATCTGCTCATTCAGATGAAATTTCTGATGTTTATATTGATATTCACCCTAACACAAGGGGATACAAAAAAATGGCTATGGATATGTATATTAAACTTACATCTCCATCTTTTGACCTCGCAAATTTTGACCCAACTTATAACTTTAACCAAGATTATTTACTCACCGACTCTACAACACTAAAATACCAAATTGAACCTTTTGTAACTAACTTACAATTATTCGGTCCTGATACAAATTCATATTTGGATTCTTCAATTCCATTCATTGATGAAATTAACAAACTTAGAACTCCATATAATTACCCTAATAGACTTTTAAGAATGTCAGCCACATTCAGAAATGTAACTGCTTCAGCAATTAATGGTCTTACAAATAATGAACTTTATAAACAACTAGATCCAGAAGGCAAATTAAAGGATTTAATTCTAGATACAGAAAACAATGGTGAAAATGGTTTTGTTACAATCATTGAATCTATTGTTAATTCAGGATTAATTCAACAAATTTACTTAGATTTCCAAAATGAATTATCAAGATTAAACAGAGAAGACAAACTTGAATTAATGGAAATTCCTCAAATTTTAATTAAATCGGTTCTTAAAGAAGAAAACTTATTCAAACTTATTAGAGCAATTGCATCTTCAAAATTTATTACATATAAAAAACCTGAATTAATCTCAGCTCTTCAAGGTGTAATTACAAACTTATTTGCGCTAAAAAGTGAAATGATTTCAGATGCAATCACAGGTCTTGCTTACAAATATGTTGAACCTTTCAAAATTGAAAAAGATGATCTTAAATCATTAATCACTCAAATTGTAACTAATCCAAATATTTCAAAAGTTATTGGACTTGCACTCGAAAGTTTCATTAGTAACTCTGAACAATTTGCACAAGTAGAAAACTTACAACAATTAATCAAAGTTTTCCTATCAGATAAAGAAAACATTAAGAAAATTGCCAACTCAATTTCTGATTTTGCGTGAGACATTGTTTCAAATGACGTTACCAAAAATATCCTTAAAGACATTTTATGAAACTTACTTGAAAACAATGGATTATCAAACCAACTTATCAAAGCTCAATCAGACAATTTTGTTGATAGTTTATTAAACAACATAACAAGTGTAAAACCAGACTCAATTAAAGAGTTTATTTCAGATTTTATTTCTCAATTTGCTGACTTATTAAATCAAAACGAATCAGCTTCACTTGACAACATTAAACAAATTGCAACTCAAGCAGGAAAAATTGCTATTGATAATTTTGTTGCTAAAATGAACAACTCAGATTCTGAAGAAGAAACAAACGAATTTAATGTTTTCAAAATTCTTAAATTCATTAATGATTCAAAATTAGTAACAAACAATCAAACATTTATTAAACAACTTATCAAGAATGTTTTAAACAATCTTGATCGTTTAAACATCCCCTCAATGGTTGCGAAAGCATTATCATCAACAAAAATTACTTCATTTGTAGGCGAAGAAAATGTCGATTCACTTGTTAATTCATTGCTTAAAAATCAAAACTTACATAACCTTGTAAATTACTTAGTTGAATCTTATGTAGATAATTTTGCAGAATTTGCTGATGTTGAAGATTTAAATGCATTAATTCAAAAATTATTAGTAATTCCTAATTTAGAAACTGTTAAAGAACACCTTGGGGGATTAGTTGCTGACTTAACTGATGATCAACTTGCTTCTAACTTACTTGGTAATGTACTTAAATCGGTTGCTAAAAAATACAACCAAGCAGCTAGTGATGAACAAATCACAGTATTTGTTAACGACTCAAAAGTTGAATTATTAAACTTTGTAAAATCATTAGACATTATTAATCCACTTATTGATTTTGTGTTTAGTGAACTTGAAACAATTAAATCAAGCAGCACACCTTATGCTGATTTAAGGGTATTACCTTCAAAAATTACTGATTTCTTAAAATCAAAATTAGCTTCTGACCCTATTGCTTTAGTTAAAAAAGTTGCTAACTTAGAAACATTTAGTTCTCATGCACTTATCTGAAAAGAAATTATTAAAAATGTATTTGCTGAATTAAATGAAAACAATGCAGTTGTTTTAAAAATCAGAGACATTTTAATTTCTACAGTTTCTTCAAATGAAACTTTAGCTAAATATGCAGATATTGATGAAGTTAAAACAATTATTAACAAGATTTTTGATACAGAACAAATTAATTCATTAATTCCAAATGTGCTTGATTTAATTTTTAACAACATTGCAGAATTAAAAACAGTTGAAAACATTACTGACTTAATTAATTTAGTAATCAAAAAACCTGAATTCAAAACTATATTAACTTCAAACATCAAACCAATTTTAGATAATGTAGTTACTGATTTAACAATCAACAAAACTCTTACAAAAGTGTCTGCAGTTTTACTTGAAAAAGCAGGATTTACTTACGATGCTAAATTCAATTCAATGTTAAATACTGTATTTGCAAACTTAATGAATAACTTAAGTGCAGACAATAAACTTAACAATTTAATTGCTGAGGTTATTGCGTTATTCGATAATGAAAACATTACATTAAGCAGTTTAACTTCACAATTAACAAATGTAATTCTTAAAAACTTGAAGGTGACAGAATTTGAGTTTATTAAGAATCTTTTAAGTGCACGACTTAGTGACGTTGAAAAAGCTTCATTAAAAGAATTTATTCAATCATTATTGTCGCAACTTAAAACAAATGATAAAGTTTCAGAATTTATTAATAATTTAAATCTTGATTCTGTTGCTACAAAACTTAATGTTTCAGCAGACGAACTTAAACAATTACTTAACGACATTGTTGTTTCAGAACCTCTTGTAAATATTGGAACAAGTTTAACTGACTTTATCTTAAATAACCAAGAACAAATTGCTAACTTATCTTCTTTAACTGATTTAGTAATTTTAGTTCTTAAGGATGCTAACTTTATTCACGATGTTAAGGATTCACTTAAAACTGCATTTGATGCATTAAAATCAAATCCAACAATTAAAAAAATGGTTACTGGATTTATAAGCAACCTTGTGAAAACAAATGAATCAATTAGTTGATTACTTCAAGATGTTCAAAACATTGATGGATTAGTTTCTGATTTATTTGACTTATTACCAAACTACAGTGATACATTTAACATTTTTGCACATATCTACAGTGGTTTAGAAGAGTTTAATCAAAATGGAAACTACACAAAATTATCTGATTTAGGTACATTAATTTTCAAATCATTTGCAGAAGAATTTGGTGGAGAAAATCAAGAAACAAACATTATCAAAGCAATCAAAATTTTATGTGATAGCTTACTTTCAAAACACAATCAAGATATTAATCAAATTATCACAAATGTTTACAACAAGATTGCTACTGATTCACAAATGTTTGAATCGATTTTTGCCAAAGTTCCTGCAAACTTAAAAGAAAAGATTGAAAATTATGTTTCATTTGATAACTTAAAAGAATTAGTTAAATTTGTTTTAAACAATGAATCATTCAAAGTTGTATTCTTAAATCAACTTACAAATGTTCTTAATTCAATTGCAACTACAGAGCAATTTACAACTTACAATGATTTAATAATCACAGTTCTTAAAGGGCTTGATTATGAGCAAATGAAATCTAACTTAAGTAATTTCATTTCTGAATTATTTGAAAACGAAAATAACAAAGTTACATTAAAAGAGTTAATCAATAATTTTGTTAAATCAACTCTTCCTGACTTATATTCACAATTAAGTAAGGACTTTGTAAGTGATTTAGTGGATAATTTAATTCCATTATTAAATTCATTAAACATTTATCAACCTGCATTTGACAAGGTGTTTGAAGTTCTTTCAAATGCTAAAAATGCAGACGAACCGTTAAGCGTAATTAAAACATTACCAAATGAAATTGTTTCATTAATTGTTGCTGAATTTAACAAAGATAAGCAAGTATTTGTAAACAAAATCTTAGCTTCTCCTATTTATTCAGAAAACAAACAATTCATCAAAAACTTATTACACTACTTAGTCTCAACAATCTTAGTTAAAGATTCAACAATCACAAAATTAACTTCAATGATTAATGATGCAAATTTAGGTGAATTAGTTTCGTCAGAAGGTGCATCACAAGTAGCTAACGATGTTTTAAGAAATAGTAATTTACCAACATTGCTTAACTCATTAGTTGATGCAATTGTTGATAATGATTTATTAGATTCAATTTTCACAAATCCTAAAGATGTTATTTTCAAAGCTCTTAAAAATTCAAATGTTACAACTGAGCACAAATATGAACTTGCAAGTGTTATTCATACAATTTTAAGTTCAAATGGTTTAGATAAACTAATGCATAAAGCATTAAATAAAATGCTTGCTGACCAAGGTTTATTATCTTCAGAATTACCACTTGAATTCTATACAGCACTTAAACAAACTTTAAATCAATTAATTAACTACAACCCTACAAATACAATGGTTGATCAATTAATTGAAATCGTTAATGCAGGTCTACTAGAGTCAAATAATTTAGATGAATTAATCAAGTACATTACTTCAAATGTAAAATCATTATTAAACATTAAAGAATTCGGATACATTAAAACATTATTAAATTCAAACATTTGAAATCACTCAGATCAAATCAAAGAATTAGTTTCTAATGTAATTTCTAAATACTATGTTGATGAAAATATACAAAAAGTTGCTGCAATGATACCTGTTGCATCAATTGCTGATAAATTAGGAATTGATGCTCAAGTTTTATCAGACTTATTTGTTGATATTCTTAAGTCACAAAATACTAAAGACATTATTAATTTAGTAAAAAACTTTATCATTGATAATAATTCAACACTAAGAGAAGCGAACTCATTTGACCAATTAGCTATTGCTATAGTTTCAAATGAAAATTTTGTTGCTTCAATCAAACCAAAAGTTCTAAATTTAATTGACCAAGTGATGACAGGAACAAACGCACTTGAAAAACTTTCACAAGCTTTAGGAGCATTTATTAAGAACCCTGACTATGCAAAATATTTTGCAGGTGTTCAAGAACCTGAGCAATTAGCTAAAAACATTATTAACATTTACTCAATTATCGATAGAAACTTTGGTGTTTCAGAAATCGCTTTTGATGCTTTAATTAACTACATTAAAAAATCAGGAATTACAAACTTCTCAATTTCAACAGTTCTTTCTTCATTTACTAAAACAATTAAGGAAAGAATTTCAGAAGATCCATCTGCATTTGAAACAAAAGTTGTTTCAACATTTAAAGAAGTCATTACTTCTGACTTATTCACAAAGAGCAAGAATGATTTACTGAAAATTATTGACAACATATTCAATGTAATTCCTGCTAACGAATTAGCTACAAGTATTGTCAACCAAATAATGTCAAAAGCAGGAAGTTCATTTGAAAACTACTTCTCTAAAGATGAATTAATTTCACTTCTTGAATTTGTCTTGAGTAATCAACACTTTAAGAACTTATTTGAAAAGATTGCATCTAATGCAATTCAAAGAGCAAACGAATTTGCTGATGTAACTTCTTACATTGATATTATCAAGAAAGCGTTTGTTTTAATTGATCCTCAATCAGTTAAAGCAGATACAACCGGATTATTAAATGGATTATTAACTAACCAAGTTACAAAAGATTTTGTTTATAAATCACTTGTGAAATTATTTGGAACCTTAAACATCGAAGTTACTCCTCAAGTCGATAAATTGTTCAGAGATTTATCAAATAACTTAAAATCAGTTATTGATTCACTTGAACTTGTAAATCCTGCTTTGGATATCTTCTTTGATAAGTTAACAGAAGCCTCACAAGCTGAAAATGAACAAATCTTAGCTATATTAGGTCAAATTCCACAAGCATTATCAGATTTAATTAACAAACAAGTTCTTTCAGATATTAAAGGATTTGTTGACAAAATCATTAATCTTGACGTTGTTACTGATAACTATGAAACAATTATTAACTTAATTCCTAAAGTAATAATTGCGTTAAGAAATAATGGAACGATTACAAAACTTGTAAATTCACAAATCAAAAAGCTTTCTGATTCAAATACATTATTCCAATACACAACTAAAGAACATTTAGGAAACTTTATAAACGAACTTATTTCAATTAGTGAGATAGATGATTTACTTCTTGAGTTTGTTCCATGATTACTTGAGGATAAATCTTGAACAAATTACATCAATTTACCACTTGATGTAATTGAAAAATTCAAGACTAACTCAGAAAAAACTGAATCACTTAAATCAAAAATTCAATTAATCATTGAAAAAACACTTAAGTTCGACTCAACTAAAGTTATTGTTTTAGATTTAATTAATACATTCGCTAGAAAATACAACATTCAATTAGCTGGAATTAATTTAGATAAAGTTGTAGGTGACTTATTACAAAACTTAAACTCATTTGCAATCTCTGCTAAATTATTACCTAATGTTGCAAATATCTTTGTTGACACATTTATTTCAACTAAAGATACAAACCAAACTATAAGTGCTGTAGTTGAATACATCAAAGGATTACTAAAATCAGATGCATACAACATTGTTAAATCATTATTCAAACATTTATCAACATTAGCAGTTAACCAAGATGAAGTTATTAAATTAGTTAATGCAATAATTGAAACTATTAAAGTTAATGATGAACTTAAAGAAACAATCATTTCTAAGTTACCATTAGATAAATTACTTGAAAGCTTCGGTATTACAAAAGACCAAATCAAACAAGCTTATGATTTAGTTGTAAAAATGCCTGAAGTTAAGGATTTAATCAACACAGTCTTAAGATTCTTATTCAAAAACTGATCAAGTTGATCTAATGCAAACTCATTTGACGAATTAATTGTAATTATTTTAGAAACGCCTGATCTTAAAGAATCAATTACAAACTTAGTTTCTAGAATTATTTACACAATCACAAGTGACCAAAACGTTCAAGATATGGTTGCAACTGCTGCTGTCAGATATCTTCAATCATCACCTTACGCTTCAATTTTCAATGACATCAGCGATCCTACACATTTAGTTAAATCACTTTTAGCTAACATTAAAGGAATTGATAATGAATTAAACATTATTGAACAAGTTGCAAATTCTATAGTTAAATTATTATTGCAAAGACAAACTAATATCACAACTTCAGATATTACTTCAGCTATTACAAGTACACTTGGTGCAATTACTAAACAAGAAGGATTTGAACAAAAAGCAATCAGATTGCTTAACTTAGTAATCAACTCACTTAAACAAGCAAATCATCAACAAGATTTATACTCACTTATTACAAATGCGCTTCACTTATTTGAGGACAGAATTAACTTAGGTGAAATTATTTGAAACATCTTTGATGATGAAACACATAGTTACCTAGAAGAAAAAGTTATTTCTCAAGATTCATTTGTACAGTTAGTTAACTCAGTAGTAACTTCTGATGAATTAAAAGCATTAATCACAGAAGTTTCAAGTTACATTGTTGAAAATAATCAATTCTTAGAAAACACAACTACTTTCTACGATATTCTTAAGATTTACTTAAATGTAAATGAAAATGTTAAAAGATTTGGTGATTTAGTTGAGGGAATAATTGTTAAGACACTTAATAATGACATTAGTAAAGGTGTTGTTAAAAAATTACTTAATAGATTTATCAACTTCCTTGAAATTCCAAGAACAAGTGAACTTGAAGAATTTATTCCTACATTAATCGACAACTTACCAGTTATCTTGCAACGTGCTGGAATATTCAGATCAGTTGTAGATAGCATTGTTTCAACATACAAAAAATCTGCTTCATTCAGTGAATTTGGTTCAAGTGTTGTGGGTGCAGTTGTCAAAGGAATTGACTTTACAACATTCAATACAGTTAAGAAGATTCTTCTCGATCCATTTATTCAAGATAATAAACAAAAAATTATCGACTTATTCAGAAGCATCATTACACAAATGCTTAATAATAAACAAAAATTAACAAGAGTTATTTCTCAATTTGGTTTAGGAAAAGCGTTATTAGGTACAAACGATTATGACACAGCAATTAACAATATGGTTGTTAATGCATTAGGGAACGAAAACTTAATTAACTTATTAGTTACAGTATTCACTGATGTACTTGATAGATCAGAAGATTATGCTAGACGTAATTCATTCTCATCAGTGCTTAATGAAATCTTTGTTTCACCTAAATCACCTCAAATTAAGCAATATATCGTTCAATGAGTTAACCACATTTTAGATAATGAAGATGCTGAAATTTCTCATGGTATTGGACTTATTATTTCAAATATGTTCAAAGGAATGGGATTTGAATTTAATGATTCAGATTCACAAATCTTTGACAACATGGTTTCAGGATTATTCAAAACTCTTAGAGGTTCAAGTGAACTTACAACTATTGTTGACAATATTTATGAATTAATTAAAAAAACTGACTTTGAACAAATCGAAGACAGAATTAAAGCTCTTAAAGATATTGTTATTCATGGTATTATGTCAATCATCTTGAATAAAAATGGAAACATTTCAATGGATAAAATTCTCGAAAAAGGGCCATTTATTGGAAAAATTATCAAGAATATGGGTAATGGTACTTTTGTTAAATTTATCAACAGATTGTTTGAAAGTTCAACATTACAACCTGAAAAAACTGGTATTTACAAGATTATTGATGGTCTGATGAATCCAAATCAATCTTCATCATCTTCGTCATCTTCATCTAACAATAATCAAGGAAGCTCATCATCGCCAAAATACAAATTTGAGTTTGACGTAAGTATTTTTGAAATTGTGGGTAGAGTTAAAGAATTTATTAAAGAACTTTACATCCCTATCTGAGAATATATGTTTGAAGAAATTCAATCAGGTAGATATAACACAAGTCTTAGAAATAATGCTTACAAACAAAATGATGCATATAAAGCAGTTTTCAGATTTACTACATTTGCTTTATGAGCCGCTAAAGAAAAAGGAAATATTTCAGATTTCTTATTCTGAAATGGAACAACTCTTGAACTTGAAAACATCTTCCTTGATGGAACTGAAATGGCTTGAACAACAGTTAAAAATAGACACGCTCAAGAATTCAATAGGTGAACAGAAGAGAAAAAACGTGCATTTGGTAAAGCAGAAAGAGGAAATGGTTACAACTATGAATTTATAGTTGGAAACAGATCTAACAGTACAAATAATTCAAACTATTGAAAAGATCAAGTTTTAGTTTACATCTACTATAGAAAAACAAAACCTATTGATAAATTCACAAGAAAAACTAAAACAGAAATTCTTTACGAAATGCTTAGAGATGGATACATTAATAAAAATTAA
- the rpsB gene encoding 30S ribosomal protein S2 — MNNSENKKENVKVVEKQQRTPIVSKTKLLEAGAYFGHKTHAWNPKMKDYIVPNKKNKGSHIIDIIKTQKYLEYAYSLVNTLASKNAQFIFVGTKKQAREAVKEAAERTNSLYVTERWLGGTLTNNQTIMSRVNKMKELEAKAANGFAGYTKKEALDLQKKLDKLHKNLDGIRNMNRLPQVMIVADPNEDAIAVKEAKRKKIKVIGILDTNANPDLLDFGIPANDDSSKSIALIMTILADAIVKARGGQVKFAYQEDDKVVLPSFQKQEENSNN; from the coding sequence ATGAACAACTCAGAAAACAAAAAAGAAAATGTTAAAGTTGTTGAAAAACAACAAAGAACACCAATTGTTTCAAAAACAAAATTATTAGAAGCTGGAGCATACTTCGGACACAAAACTCACGCTTGAAACCCAAAAATGAAAGATTACATTGTTCCAAATAAAAAGAACAAAGGATCACACATTATTGACATTATCAAAACACAAAAATACTTAGAATATGCTTACTCATTAGTAAACACATTAGCATCTAAAAATGCACAATTTATTTTTGTTGGTACAAAAAAACAAGCTAGAGAAGCGGTTAAAGAAGCAGCTGAAAGAACAAACTCATTATACGTAACAGAAAGATGATTAGGTGGTACATTAACAAACAACCAAACAATCATGTCACGTGTAAACAAAATGAAAGAATTAGAAGCTAAAGCAGCTAACGGATTTGCTGGATACACAAAGAAAGAAGCTTTAGACTTACAAAAGAAATTAGATAAATTACACAAAAACTTAGATGGAATCAGAAACATGAACAGATTACCACAAGTAATGATTGTTGCTGATCCAAATGAAGATGCAATCGCAGTTAAAGAAGCTAAAAGAAAGAAAATCAAAGTTATTGGTATTTTAGATACAAATGCTAACCCAGATTTATTAGACTTCGGAATTCCTGCAAACGATGACTCTTCAAAATCAATCGCTTTAATTATGACAATTTTAGCTGACGCTATTGTTAAAGCACGTGGTGGACAAGTTAAATTTGCATACCAAGAAGACGATAAAGTTGTTTTACCTTCATTCCAAAAACAAGAAGAAAACTCAAACAACTAA